Proteins from a single region of Chryseobacterium scophthalmum:
- a CDS encoding anthranilate synthase component II, giving the protein MTNINPSTKTLVFDNYDSFTYNLVQMIEQILNQKVDVYRNDEISLEEIEKYDKIILSPGPGIPEEAGILLDVIKKYAPTKSILGVCLGQQAIAEAFGGSLINLTEIFHGVATEAIQISNHKIFNDLPSTLEVGRYHSWAVNPENFPDELEITSTDSKGMIMSLKHKTFDVHGVQYHPESILTPDGKTIIRNFLIG; this is encoded by the coding sequence ATGACAAATATAAACCCATCAACTAAAACCCTCGTATTCGATAACTACGACAGCTTTACCTACAACCTTGTTCAAATGATTGAGCAAATTCTGAATCAAAAAGTTGATGTTTACCGAAATGATGAGATTTCGTTAGAAGAAATTGAGAAGTATGATAAAATCATTCTTTCTCCAGGACCCGGAATTCCCGAAGAAGCAGGAATTTTATTAGATGTAATCAAAAAATACGCTCCAACAAAAAGTATTTTAGGAGTCTGCCTTGGTCAACAGGCAATTGCTGAAGCTTTTGGTGGAAGCTTAATCAATCTTACAGAGATTTTTCATGGTGTGGCGACAGAAGCTATTCAAATAAGTAATCATAAAATTTTCAATGATTTACCTTCAACTTTAGAAGTCGGGCGATATCACAGTTGGGCAGTAAATCCAGAAAATTTCCCTGACGAATTGGAAATTACCAGTACAGACAGCAAAGGAATGATTATGAGTTTGAAACACAAAACATTTGATGTTCATGGTGTTCAATATCACCCTGAAAGCATTCTAACCCCCGATGGAAAAACCATTATTAGAAATTTTTTAATTGGTTAA
- the trpD gene encoding anthranilate phosphoribosyltransferase → MKEILEYLFNHHTLSKSQAKAIMIEIAQNKFNATEVTSFISIFLMRNITLEELKGFREALLQMAVPVNLNTNDSIDIVGTGGDGKNTINISTLASFVVAGAGQKVTKHGNYGASTVTGSSNVLEALGYQFKKTSDELNQDLEKANICFLHAPYFHPALQSVGALRKSLGLRTFFNLLGPLVNPAKPQFSVIGVYNLEIARIYQYLLQKENQDFVLVHGMDGYDEISLTQDSKIITKSGENIYSAEDLGFKPVDSENIEAGKTIEETAKIFKNILEGKGTDSQNAVVLVNAAVALYHTQKYGTYKDCLLTAKESLESGKALKSLELLLD, encoded by the coding sequence ATGAAAGAAATATTAGAATACCTCTTCAATCATCACACTTTGTCAAAATCGCAGGCAAAAGCTATTATGATTGAGATTGCTCAAAATAAATTTAACGCTACTGAAGTCACTTCCTTTATCAGTATTTTTCTAATGCGAAATATTACCTTAGAAGAATTGAAAGGTTTTCGAGAAGCACTTCTTCAAATGGCGGTTCCGGTTAATTTGAATACTAACGACAGCATCGACATTGTGGGAACCGGTGGTGACGGAAAAAACACCATCAACATTTCTACTTTAGCAAGTTTTGTTGTTGCAGGAGCCGGACAAAAAGTAACCAAACACGGAAACTATGGCGCATCAACGGTTACAGGTTCATCCAATGTTTTAGAGGCTTTAGGTTATCAATTCAAAAAAACATCAGACGAGCTTAATCAGGATTTAGAAAAAGCAAATATCTGTTTTCTTCACGCTCCCTATTTTCATCCGGCATTGCAATCTGTCGGAGCTTTGCGAAAATCTTTAGGCTTACGTACATTTTTTAATTTACTGGGTCCGTTGGTAAATCCTGCAAAACCGCAGTTTTCTGTGATTGGAGTTTACAATCTGGAGATTGCAAGAATATATCAATATCTGCTTCAGAAAGAAAATCAGGATTTTGTTTTAGTTCACGGAATGGATGGATATGACGAAATCAGCCTTACTCAAGACAGTAAGATCATTACAAAAAGTGGTGAAAATATTTATTCGGCAGAAGATTTAGGTTTCAAACCTGTTGATTCTGAAAACATCGAAGCTGGAAAAACTATTGAAGAAACGGCAAAAATTTTCAAAAATATATTAGAAGGAAAAGGTACAGATTCGCAAAATGCTGTGGTTTTAGTCAATGCAGCGGTTGCTTTGTATCACACCCAGAAATATGGAACCTACAAAGACTGTCTTTTAACTGCTAAGGAAAGCTTGGAAAGCGGAAAGGCATTAAAAAGTCTTGAATTGTTATTGGATTAA
- a CDS encoding GIY-YIG nuclease family protein, which yields MKILGTHNYYVYILTNYNKTVLYVGITNDLKMRMYHHKNPTTEDKLHFTTKYKCFNLVYYEHFQDVEQAIAREKQIKGYSRMKKENLIKSINPNWDFWNDKIE from the coding sequence ATGAAAATATTAGGAACGCATAATTATTATGTTTACATATTAACAAATTATAATAAAACTGTTCTTTATGTAGGTATAACAAATGATTTAAAAATGAGAATGTATCATCATAAAAATCCAACAACAGAAGATAAACTTCATTTTACAACAAAGTATAAATGTTTTAATCTTGTTTATTATGAACATTTTCAAGATGTAGAACAAGCAATTGCGAGAGAAAAACAAATCAAAGGCTATTCAAGAATGAAAAAAGAAAATCTGATCAAAAGTATTAATCCGAATTGGGATTTTTGGAATGATAAAATTGAATAG
- the trpC gene encoding indole-3-glycerol phosphate synthase TrpC, with protein MNILDKIIARKKQEIEDSKSKISLQQLKDSEFFGRKTFSLKETLESKSGIIAEFKRQSPSKGIINNEISPLEVASAYEKFGASGISILTDKDFFGGSFDDILSVRDHIQIPILRKDFMVDDYQFYEAKSIGADIILLIAACLSTTQVQEFTELSHKLGLEVLLEIHTEEELEHINKSIDFVGINNRNLKDFKVDLQHSVNLKNQLPENILSVAESGIYNEDDFKYLKEKGFNGFLMGEYFMKNENPGNKFSEFVSNVKI; from the coding sequence ATGAACATCTTAGATAAAATCATTGCAAGAAAAAAACAGGAAATAGAAGATTCAAAATCTAAAATTTCTTTGCAGCAATTGAAAGATTCAGAATTTTTCGGAAGAAAAACTTTTTCTCTGAAAGAAACTTTAGAATCAAAATCAGGAATTATTGCTGAGTTTAAAAGACAATCGCCTTCAAAAGGGATTATAAATAATGAAATTTCGCCTTTAGAAGTGGCTTCCGCTTATGAAAAATTTGGGGCAAGCGGAATTTCTATTCTTACTGATAAAGATTTTTTTGGCGGAAGTTTTGACGATATTTTGAGTGTAAGAGATCATATCCAAATTCCGATTCTGCGAAAAGATTTTATGGTTGACGACTATCAGTTTTATGAAGCAAAATCAATCGGTGCAGATATAATTTTATTGATTGCAGCTTGTCTTTCGACAACTCAGGTTCAGGAATTTACAGAACTTTCTCATAAATTAGGATTAGAAGTTTTATTGGAAATTCATACAGAAGAAGAATTGGAACATATTAATAAAAGCATTGATTTTGTAGGCATCAACAACAGAAATTTAAAAGATTTTAAAGTTGATTTACAACATTCTGTCAATCTAAAAAATCAGCTTCCTGAAAATATTTTATCTGTTGCAGAAAGCGGAATTTATAATGAAGATGATTTTAAATATTTAAAAGAAAAAGGATTCAACGGTTTTTTGATGGGTGAATATTTTATGAAAAATGAAAATCCCGGAAATAAATTCTCTGAATTTGTTTCTAATGTAAAAATATAA
- a CDS encoding phosphoribosylanthranilate isomerase: MSESQQPSTENPQPKLKVCGLTHVGQILELVALKIDFIGFIFYEKSPRYVLNHLNLDEISEIDHQGKVGVFVNENTDKIIEIAEKADLNFIQLHGDESEDFILELRKKLNPEIKIIKVIRVGNQISDFRFQTQKIFDSAQTDNQQPTIINYLLFDTDSKAFGGTGKSFDWNILNDIEIPLPYFLSGGISLENFHQLKTINQQPFALDINSKFEIEPGIKDLKKIKEFVNKFKSPKGTT, translated from the coding sequence ATGAGTGAAAGCCAACAACCATCAACAGAAAATCCTCAACCAAAACTTAAAGTTTGCGGACTGACTCATGTTGGTCAAATTCTTGAATTAGTGGCATTAAAAATTGATTTTATAGGTTTTATTTTCTACGAAAAATCACCGAGATATGTTCTGAATCATTTAAATTTAGATGAAATATCAGAAATAGATCATCAAGGAAAAGTTGGGGTTTTTGTCAATGAAAATACAGATAAAATAATAGAAATTGCTGAAAAAGCAGATTTAAATTTTATTCAGCTTCACGGCGATGAAAGTGAAGATTTTATTTTGGAATTGAGAAAAAAATTAAATCCTGAAATTAAGATTATAAAAGTGATTAGAGTTGGAAATCAGATTTCAGATTTCAGATTTCAGACACAAAAAATCTTCGACTCCGCTCAGACTGACAACCAACAACCAACAATCATCAACTATCTCTTATTTGATACCGATTCAAAAGCATTTGGCGGAACAGGAAAATCATTTGATTGGAATATTCTCAACGATATCGAAATCCCTCTTCCCTATTTTTTAAGTGGCGGAATTTCTTTGGAAAACTTCCATCAACTCAAAACCATCAACCAACAACCATTTGCTTTAGACATCAACTCAAAATTTGAAATAGAGCCTGGAATTAAAGATTTAAAAAAAATAAAGGAATTTGTAAATAAATTTAAAAGTCCCAAAGGGACGACTTAA
- the tnpA gene encoding IS200/IS605 family transposase: protein MSQSLVKNYVHIIFSTKHRNDFIDESIEKELFSYIATLCKDFESTALQIGGTDNHIHILCLLSRKIALMKLVQEIKAISSKWIKTKGKKYEDFFWQEGYGAFPVSPNKIFPVSEYIKNQREHHKEFDFKNEMINYYKKYKIDYDEKYIWD, encoded by the coding sequence ATGTCACAATCCTTAGTCAAAAACTACGTCCATATCATTTTCAGCACAAAACACAGAAATGATTTTATTGATGAAAGCATAGAAAAAGAATTGTTCTCATATATTGCTACATTATGTAAAGATTTTGAAAGCACAGCATTGCAAATAGGAGGAACAGACAATCACATCCATATTCTCTGTCTGTTGTCGAGGAAAATTGCTTTGATGAAATTGGTTCAGGAAATAAAAGCAATTTCATCAAAATGGATAAAGACGAAAGGAAAAAAATATGAAGATTTCTTTTGGCAGGAAGGTTATGGAGCTTTTCCAGTGAGTCCTAATAAAATTTTTCCAGTTTCTGAATATATTAAAAACCAAAGAGAGCATCATAAAGAATTTGATTTCAAAAATGAGATGATTAATTATTATAAAAAATATAAAATAGATTATGATGAAAAATATATTTGGGATTAA
- a CDS encoding OsmC family protein gives MKNHQYKSKIKWTGNTGESTKNHRSYERSYTISVDGKAEIKGSSDPAFLGNPNLHNPEDLLLASVSSCHLLWYLHFCSVNKILVLEYEDFAEGTMIESENGSGKFTQIILKPKILVAEKEMVEKAIELHQKANEYCFIANSLNFEVKHQPEINYKND, from the coding sequence ATGAAAAACCATCAATACAAATCAAAAATAAAATGGACGGGAAATACCGGTGAATCCACGAAAAATCACCGTTCTTATGAAAGAAGTTATACCATATCGGTGGATGGAAAAGCTGAAATAAAAGGTTCTTCAGACCCTGCATTTTTAGGCAATCCAAACCTTCATAATCCTGAAGATTTGTTGTTGGCTTCCGTTTCTTCGTGCCATCTTTTGTGGTATTTGCATTTTTGTTCGGTCAATAAAATTTTGGTTTTAGAATATGAAGATTTTGCAGAAGGAACAATGATAGAAAGCGAAAACGGCAGTGGAAAGTTCACACAAATTATCTTAAAACCAAAAATTTTGGTTGCCGAAAAAGAAATGGTCGAAAAAGCAATCGAACTTCATCAGAAAGCAAATGAATATTGTTTTATTGCCAATTCATTGAATTTTGAAGTAAAACATCAACCTGAAATCAATTATAAAAATGATTAA
- the trpB gene encoding tryptophan synthase subunit beta, with product MIKTNYKNPDEQGYYGEFGGAFIPEMLYPNVEELQKSYLEIIESEDFQNEYQDLLKNYVGRATPLYFAKNLSEKYKTQIYLKREDLNHTGAHKINNALGQVLLAKRLGKHRIIAETGAGQHGVATATACALLGLECIVYMGEIDIARQAPNVARMKMLGATVVPATSGSKTLKDAVNEALRDWINNSTTTHYVIGSVVGPHPFPDLVARFQSVISKEIKEQLHEHIGRSTPDYVIACVGGGSNAAGTFYHFVEEENVKIIAAEAGGFGVDSGKSAATTFLGTLGVLHGSKSLVMQTKDGQVIEPHSISAGLDYPGIGPFHAHLFKENRAEFFSINDDEALQSAFELTKLEGIIPALESAHALAVLDKKKFNENDIVVICLSGRGDKDMETYLKNL from the coding sequence ATGATTAAAACAAATTATAAAAATCCAGACGAACAAGGCTATTACGGAGAATTTGGAGGCGCTTTTATCCCTGAAATGCTCTATCCGAATGTAGAAGAACTGCAAAAAAGTTATCTTGAAATTATAGAATCTGAAGATTTTCAAAATGAATATCAGGATTTGTTGAAAAACTATGTAGGTCGCGCTACTCCATTGTATTTTGCGAAAAATTTAAGCGAAAAATACAAGACTCAGATTTATTTAAAAAGAGAAGACCTTAATCATACCGGAGCGCATAAAATCAACAATGCTTTGGGGCAGGTTTTATTGGCAAAACGTTTGGGGAAACATAGAATCATTGCCGAAACAGGAGCCGGACAACACGGAGTTGCAACAGCAACAGCTTGTGCACTTCTCGGTTTGGAATGCATCGTTTACATGGGCGAAATCGACATTGCAAGACAGGCTCCGAATGTTGCGAGAATGAAAATGCTTGGAGCAACCGTCGTTCCTGCTACTTCCGGTTCAAAAACTTTGAAAGATGCAGTAAATGAAGCGTTAAGAGACTGGATTAACAACTCAACGACAACTCATTACGTTATCGGAAGTGTGGTTGGGCCGCATCCGTTTCCCGATTTGGTGGCGAGATTTCAATCTGTGATTTCAAAAGAAATTAAGGAACAGCTTCACGAGCACATCGGTCGTTCAACTCCTGATTATGTCATCGCTTGTGTTGGTGGCGGAAGCAATGCTGCAGGAACTTTCTATCATTTTGTAGAGGAAGAAAATGTAAAAATTATTGCTGCAGAAGCCGGAGGTTTTGGAGTGGATTCAGGGAAATCGGCTGCGACCACTTTTCTGGGAACTTTAGGCGTTTTACATGGAAGTAAAAGCTTGGTGATGCAGACAAAAGACGGACAGGTTATCGAACCACACTCTATTTCTGCAGGTTTAGATTACCCCGGAATCGGACCTTTTCATGCGCATTTATTTAAAGAAAACAGAGCAGAATTTTTCAGCATTAATGATGATGAAGCTTTGCAATCTGCTTTTGAACTGACCAAACTGGAAGGAATTATCCCTGCTTTGGAAAGCGCTCATGCTTTGGCCGTTTTAGATAAAAAGAAATTTAACGAAAATGATATTGTCGTGATTTGTCTTTCTGGTCGTGGTGATAAGGATATGGAAACTTACTTAAAGAACTTGTAA
- the trpA gene encoding tryptophan synthase subunit alpha produces the protein MKKLNIYFTAGIPQLEDTAEIIKLIQDSGADMMEIGMPYSDPVADGPVIQKAHELALNNGMTISTLLSQLRSIKNEIRIPIILMGYINPVLSFGFENFCRECSESGVSGLIIPDLPPIEFEKNYQQILEKYNLNFTFLVTPETSDERILYLDSLSSGFLYAVSSSSTTGNDNTVLKNEEYLSKLATLPLKNPVMIGFGIKSKEDFENVTQKADGGIIGTAFVNILLQNRDWKTKAIDFIHSIRA, from the coding sequence ATGAAAAAACTAAACATCTACTTCACAGCAGGAATTCCACAACTGGAAGATACCGCTGAAATTATAAAACTTATTCAGGATTCCGGAGCTGATATGATGGAAATCGGGATGCCATATTCCGACCCTGTTGCTGATGGTCCTGTCATTCAAAAAGCGCACGAACTGGCTTTAAATAACGGAATGACAATTTCAACGTTACTTTCTCAACTGAGATCTATTAAAAACGAGATCAGAATTCCAATTATATTAATGGGATACATCAATCCGGTTTTAAGTTTTGGGTTTGAAAATTTTTGCAGAGAATGTTCTGAAAGTGGAGTTTCAGGTTTAATTATTCCTGATTTACCGCCGATTGAATTTGAAAAAAATTACCAGCAAATTTTAGAAAAATATAATTTAAATTTTACGTTTTTGGTAACTCCCGAAACGTCAGATGAAAGAATTTTATATTTGGATTCTTTAAGTTCAGGTTTTTTGTATGCGGTAAGTTCTTCATCCACAACAGGAAATGATAATACTGTTCTAAAAAATGAAGAATATCTTTCCAAGCTTGCCACTCTCCCACTCAAAAATCCTGTAATGATAGGTTTTGGAATTAAATCTAAAGAAGATTTTGAAAACGTTACCCAAAAAGCAGACGGCGGGATCATTGGTACTGCTTTCGTCAACATCCTTCTGCAAAATAGAGATTGGAAGACCAAAGCCATAGATTTCATCCATTCCATAAGAGCGTAA
- the lipB gene encoding lipoyl(octanoyl) transferase LipB — MNTHQNKVVEFEDLGIKEYQPSWDYQEKLMKDIIDIKVKNRDLPAEQHLTTPNHFLLVEHPHVYTLGKSGHEENMLAGIDKLKEIDATFVKVNRGGDITYHGYGQIVGYPVLDLENFFTDIHKYMRNLEEVIIRTIAEYGLKGERSPGETGVWLDVGKPYARKICAMGVKASRWVTLHGFALNINTDMRYFEYIIPCGIKDKQVTSLKRELERELTLEEMEDIKAKIRKHFADVFEAELVVKV; from the coding sequence ATGAATACACATCAGAATAAAGTCGTAGAATTTGAAGATTTAGGCATCAAAGAATATCAACCTTCTTGGGATTATCAGGAAAAACTGATGAAAGATATTATTGATATTAAAGTTAAAAACAGGGATCTCCCTGCTGAACAACATCTTACCACGCCCAATCATTTTCTTTTGGTAGAGCATCCTCACGTTTATACACTCGGTAAAAGCGGTCATGAAGAAAATATGCTTGCCGGGATCGATAAACTGAAAGAAATTGATGCCACTTTTGTAAAAGTTAATCGTGGCGGTGACATTACCTATCACGGTTACGGACAAATCGTGGGTTATCCGGTTTTAGATCTTGAAAATTTCTTCACAGACATTCACAAATACATGAGGAATCTTGAAGAGGTCATCATCAGAACTATTGCCGAATACGGATTGAAAGGCGAGCGTTCTCCCGGAGAAACCGGAGTTTGGCTAGATGTAGGAAAACCTTACGCAAGAAAAATATGTGCGATGGGTGTAAAAGCTTCACGTTGGGTTACCCTTCATGGTTTTGCCTTAAACATCAATACCGATATGCGTTATTTTGAATACATCATTCCTTGCGGTATAAAAGACAAACAGGTAACTTCTTTGAAAAGAGAATTGGAAAGAGAGCTTACTCTCGAAGAAATGGAAGATATTAAAGCCAAAATCAGAAAGCATTTTGCGGATGTTTTTGAGGCGGAATTGGTGGTAAAAGTATAA
- a CDS encoding LamG-like jellyroll fold domain-containing protein, which translates to MKNKSLLIKQTFTSLLLCGITFSTADLNAQTLAFPEATGFGRFTTGARGAANPQIYLVTNLNDSGPGSFRDAVSQPGRFVIFKVGGIVNLQSVVAVASNTTIAGQTAPGEGILFLGPRVSFSGSNNTIARYFRVRYGGTSQNQDASGIANGANIILDHMTFTWGTDEVFSVNWDNNGTAPDNITIQNSIIGQGLHRHNHSAGGLMQPPPGGKISLIGNLYICNKTRNNKIKGINEFVNNVVYNWGNYGNTYGHTQSGEAYIMGGDSAGASYANIINNYFIGGPNTSSTVSTPFSVGNANFNLYGSGNYFDNNKNGVLDGTLVPQNLTGYPVGDINAIQATSYDYPMKNPTLTAQGAFDNIVSKVGASYPRRDQVDQLMISDLMSKGTTATYVYVQSDLTTQFGFTNGGAGHVYGAPAPLDTDNDGMPDAWETANGLNPNVFDALAVSTTHAPYLNIEVYINGLHNTVAPDFIIPPSNLNFTNPMTAGTPAASSLTVNWNDNATNETNYVLERSTNGTAFTVIATLPANTTTYNETGLMPNTQYYYRVKAVNATESSVYTSNTSVTTPPVPSAPTKAATPNPANGFNDVQLNNGNLLLKWTGSTNTTTYTVYFGTNPQNLSNVATVPYSAAPSYQLSNLNTATNYYWRIDSSNTLGSVTGDVWNFRALTPSLVGNWPFSEAPLSGEQISDLTSYANHGTLNVVYDNANVRVSGKENYALDLATSPNTPYIASIPHQDQILFNTNSFTVSYWMKAPTSMIPSSSATSLYVLCKGSFTKNTATGATGKRFNVEIKGGQLRYAIDDDVTKKEITSPIANYFTNNWVHVVIQRDITAHKMRIYTNGVLSAEGDETAVTGIGEASDLIIGNIGELEFLSTTNAPAPYKGAFDELKMYNYALSPTEISALYNQAVLRNAEFSISKNVGTVYPNPVKDQIFIKLPEYKKSSLTATILDMTGKVIVKEKINAKENGVFNLNIAGKKVSGNYILNVSGEELNSNFKIIVQ; encoded by the coding sequence ATGAAAAACAAATCTTTACTCATTAAGCAGACTTTTACCTCCTTATTGCTTTGCGGAATTACATTCTCTACTGCAGATTTGAATGCTCAAACATTAGCATTTCCGGAAGCTACTGGTTTTGGTAGATTTACCACCGGAGCAAGAGGAGCTGCCAATCCTCAAATTTATTTGGTGACCAATTTAAATGACAGCGGTCCAGGTTCGTTTCGTGATGCGGTAAGCCAGCCGGGTCGTTTTGTTATTTTTAAAGTGGGCGGAATTGTTAATCTACAATCCGTGGTTGCTGTAGCAAGTAATACCACGATTGCCGGACAAACTGCTCCCGGAGAAGGAATTTTATTTTTAGGACCGAGAGTTTCATTTTCTGGGTCGAATAATACGATTGCCCGATATTTTCGTGTTCGTTATGGAGGAACTTCCCAAAATCAGGATGCATCAGGAATTGCAAACGGAGCGAATATTATTTTAGATCACATGACCTTTACTTGGGGAACAGATGAGGTTTTCTCTGTTAACTGGGACAACAATGGCACCGCTCCCGATAATATAACCATTCAAAATTCTATTATCGGACAGGGATTGCATCGTCATAATCATTCTGCGGGAGGATTAATGCAACCTCCTCCAGGCGGAAAAATCAGCTTAATTGGAAATTTATATATCTGTAATAAAACCCGAAATAATAAAATAAAAGGAATCAATGAATTTGTCAATAATGTGGTGTACAATTGGGGGAATTATGGAAATACTTATGGACATACCCAATCAGGAGAAGCTTACATTATGGGCGGGGATTCTGCAGGAGCATCCTATGCAAACATCATCAACAACTATTTTATTGGAGGTCCCAATACAAGTTCTACCGTTTCTACACCTTTCAGTGTAGGAAATGCCAATTTTAATTTATATGGTTCCGGAAATTATTTTGATAATAATAAAAATGGAGTTCTGGACGGAACTTTAGTTCCTCAGAATTTAACAGGATATCCTGTCGGAGATATCAACGCTATTCAGGCAACTTCGTATGATTATCCGATGAAAAATCCGACCTTGACTGCACAAGGAGCTTTTGATAATATTGTTTCAAAAGTAGGAGCATCTTATCCGAGACGTGACCAGGTCGATCAGTTGATGATCTCAGATCTGATGTCAAAAGGTACAACTGCTACTTATGTTTATGTACAAAGCGATCTAACCACACAATTTGGTTTTACAAATGGTGGAGCAGGGCACGTTTATGGCGCTCCAGCTCCTTTAGACACCGATAATGACGGAATGCCGGATGCGTGGGAAACTGCAAACGGACTGAATCCAAATGTTTTTGATGCTTTGGCAGTAAGCACAACACACGCTCCGTATCTTAATATTGAAGTTTACATTAACGGTCTACATAACACGGTTGCCCCGGATTTTATTATTCCGCCATCCAATTTAAATTTCACAAATCCAATGACAGCGGGAACTCCGGCTGCAAGTTCATTAACGGTTAATTGGAACGATAACGCAACCAATGAAACGAATTATGTATTAGAACGTTCTACAAACGGAACTGCATTTACAGTCATTGCAACATTACCTGCGAATACAACAACTTATAATGAAACGGGTTTAATGCCCAATACCCAATATTATTACAGAGTGAAAGCGGTGAATGCTACAGAATCTTCAGTGTATACTTCAAACACTTCTGTCACTACACCGCCTGTTCCGTCAGCTCCTACAAAAGCAGCTACTCCGAATCCTGCAAATGGTTTTAATGATGTCCAATTAAACAATGGAAATTTACTTTTAAAATGGACAGGAAGTACCAACACCACGACATACACCGTTTATTTTGGAACAAATCCACAGAATTTAAGCAATGTAGCTACCGTTCCTTATTCAGCTGCGCCATCATATCAACTAAGTAATTTAAATACAGCAACAAATTATTATTGGAGAATTGATTCGTCTAATACATTGGGTTCTGTAACAGGCGATGTTTGGAATTTCCGTGCATTGACACCGAGTCTTGTCGGAAACTGGCCATTTTCAGAAGCTCCTTTGTCGGGTGAACAGATTTCAGATTTAACTTCTTATGCGAATCACGGAACATTAAACGTGGTGTATGATAATGCCAATGTGAGAGTTTCCGGAAAAGAAAATTACGCATTAGATCTGGCTACTTCACCCAATACGCCATACATAGCGAGTATTCCACATCAGGATCAGATTTTATTTAATACAAATTCTTTCACGGTTTCTTACTGGATGAAAGCTCCGACAAGCATGATTCCATCGTCTTCGGCGACAAGTCTTTATGTATTGTGTAAAGGTTCGTTTACCAAAAATACAGCGACAGGAGCAACAGGAAAACGTTTTAATGTAGAAATAAAAGGCGGTCAGCTACGATATGCAATTGATGATGATGTTACGAAGAAAGAAATCACTTCCCCAATTGCCAATTATTTTACCAACAACTGGGTGCATGTTGTGATACAGAGAGATATTACAGCGCATAAAATGAGAATTTACACCAATGGGGTTTTAAGTGCTGAAGGTGATGAAACCGCAGTTACAGGAATTGGTGAAGCAAGTGATCTGATTATCGGAAATATTGGTGAACTGGAATTTTTATCAACAACCAATGCTCCGGCTCCTTACAAAGGTGCATTTGACGAACTCAAAATGTACAACTATGCATTGTCTCCAACGGAAATATCTGCTTTATACAATCAGGCGGTGTTGAGAAATGCGGAATTCAGTATCAGCAAAAATGTGGGAACGGTATATCCGAATCCTGTAAAAGATCAGATTTTCATTAAGCTTCCTGAATATAAAAAATCTAGCTTAACTGCTACCATTTTAGATATGACAGGAAAAGTAATCGTTAAAGAGAAAATAAACGCTAAAGAAAACGGAGTATTTAATCTAAATATTGCCGGGAAAAAAGTATCAGGAAATTATATATTGAATGTTTCAGGAGAGGAATTGAATAGCAATTTTAAAATTATTGTTCAGTAA